From one Synechocystis sp. PCC 6803 substr. PCC-P genomic stretch:
- a CDS encoding 4-hydroxy-3-methylbut-2-enyl diphosphate reductase, with translation MDTKAFKRSLHHSDNYHRKGFGHGEEVMGVMNTEYQSHLIQEIRQNNYRLERGDVTILLAEAFGFCWGVERAVAMAYETRQHFPGDRLWITNEIIHNPSVNQRLREMEVNFIDVVNGEKDFSGVAKGDVVILPAFGASVEEMQLLNDRECTIVDTTCPWVSKVWNSVEKHKKKEHTSIIHGKYNHEETIATSSFAGTYLIVLNMAEAQKVCDYILHGGDRQEFLDYFANAHSAGFDPDQDLVRLGVANQTTMLKSETEMIGKLFEKTLLQKYGPIELNNHFMSFNTICDATQERQDAMFDLVEEDLSLMVVIGGFNSSNTTHLQEIAVEHGIPSVHIDSGDRIGPGNRVEHKPLGKDLEVLEPWLPAGKITVGVTSGASTPDKVVEEVMKKILAIKEAQPVLEIAG, from the coding sequence ATGGATACCAAAGCTTTTAAACGGTCTCTGCACCACTCCGACAATTACCATCGCAAGGGGTTTGGCCATGGGGAAGAGGTGATGGGGGTAATGAATACGGAATACCAAAGTCACCTAATCCAGGAAATTCGTCAGAATAATTACCGCCTAGAGCGGGGGGATGTCACCATTCTGTTGGCGGAGGCCTTCGGTTTTTGCTGGGGCGTGGAGCGAGCCGTAGCCATGGCCTACGAAACCCGTCAACATTTCCCTGGCGATCGCCTCTGGATTACCAACGAAATTATCCATAATCCTTCGGTGAATCAACGACTGCGGGAAATGGAAGTGAATTTTATTGATGTGGTTAACGGGGAAAAGGATTTTAGCGGCGTGGCCAAGGGAGACGTGGTGATTCTGCCCGCCTTCGGGGCCAGTGTGGAGGAAATGCAGCTACTCAACGACCGGGAGTGTACCATTGTCGATACTACGTGTCCTTGGGTTTCTAAAGTTTGGAATTCGGTGGAAAAACATAAAAAGAAAGAGCATACTTCCATCATCCACGGCAAATATAACCACGAAGAAACCATTGCCACCAGTTCCTTTGCTGGGACCTATTTAATTGTTTTGAATATGGCCGAAGCCCAAAAGGTTTGTGATTATATTCTCCACGGTGGCGATCGCCAGGAATTTTTAGACTATTTCGCCAATGCCCATTCCGCTGGTTTTGACCCGGACCAAGATTTAGTTCGTTTGGGGGTCGCCAACCAAACCACCATGCTGAAAAGTGAAACGGAAATGATTGGCAAATTGTTTGAAAAAACCCTGTTGCAAAAATATGGCCCAATCGAGTTGAACAATCACTTTATGAGTTTTAATACCATTTGCGATGCCACCCAGGAACGGCAGGATGCCATGTTTGATTTAGTTGAAGAAGACTTGTCCTTAATGGTAGTTATTGGTGGTTTTAATTCTTCTAATACGACCCATCTCCAAGAAATTGCGGTGGAACATGGTATTCCTTCGGTTCACATTGACAGCGGCGATCGCATTGGGCCGGGCAATCGGGTGGAGCATAAGCCCCTGGGCAAGGATTTAGAAGTGTTGGAACCCTGGCTACCGGCGGGGAAAATTACGGTGGGGGTGACTTCCGGCGCTTCTACCCCCGACAAGGTAGTGGAGGAAGTGATGAAAAAAATCTTGGCCATTAAGGAAGCCCAACCCGTCCTAGAAATTGCGGGATAG
- a CDS encoding DUF3318 domain-containing protein, with the protein MNRQGTYQGSDQETEVRRLKELMPASGRMLVKLQAQPKQSRVIDCDFPKPWQFGDRLVKINFSLWWELTIQERDLLMLSVVCRLVNIRWFKPDLYQGLTVAGAIAVGVQLWQRDGVGMVVAGGLTALAAQQIWRGYQSNEREIEADAQALKVAVRRGYNQKEAIQALLTAIENTARIENRSTLSFNELLRCQNLRLMLNSQASPDPSLSRNF; encoded by the coding sequence ATGAACCGCCAGGGAACCTATCAAGGCAGTGACCAAGAAACGGAAGTTCGTCGTCTGAAAGAGTTGATGCCGGCTTCGGGGCGGATGCTAGTTAAACTCCAGGCCCAGCCGAAACAGTCCCGGGTAATTGATTGTGATTTTCCTAAGCCCTGGCAATTTGGCGATCGCCTGGTGAAAATTAATTTTAGTCTGTGGTGGGAGTTGACCATCCAGGAACGGGATTTGCTGATGCTGAGTGTGGTCTGTCGTTTGGTTAATATCCGTTGGTTCAAGCCAGATTTATACCAAGGGTTGACCGTGGCGGGGGCGATCGCCGTGGGGGTACAACTTTGGCAAAGGGATGGGGTAGGCATGGTGGTGGCCGGAGGATTAACGGCCTTAGCTGCTCAACAAATTTGGCGGGGTTACCAAAGCAATGAACGGGAAATCGAAGCTGACGCCCAAGCCCTCAAGGTAGCGGTACGTCGGGGCTACAACCAAAAAGAAGCCATCCAGGCCCTGTTAACGGCGATCGAAAACACGGCCAGGATTGAAAACCGCAGTACCCTCAGCTTTAATGAACTGTTGCGCTGTCAAAATTTACGCCTCATGCTCAACAGCCAGGCCAGCCCCGATCCTTCCCTATCCCGCAATTTCTAG